One Thermicanus aegyptius DSM 12793 DNA segment encodes these proteins:
- a CDS encoding Gfo/Idh/MocA family protein — protein MSIRFGLIGCGRMGEKHAATLAGISNARLVAVSDINPERMEAVEKRYLQDSGRNGKVARYPDPLSLLNDSTIEAVVIATSTHLHAPLAQEAMRAGKHVMVEKPISLSLQEAEETINLAGELGRHLLVCHQLRYRPLLQKLKEWVEDERLGYIHLGSIRISFARPLTYYLSSPWRGRRLTDGGMVVNQGIHLLDLLLWLMGEVDSIYGEFVHWRTEKETEDAALGILSFRRGGKGVMEMNVMTYPANLEMGLSLFGEKGTISLGGPSMNQIKRVALEGHEGAEEEAAALLKEEGEERRMYEAFIRTLLSGEASLLIPSRQIYHALETSLAFYQSAAAHLPVFLPLREDHRERREKDADLSWGD, from the coding sequence ATGAGCATCCGTTTTGGCTTGATCGGCTGCGGCCGGATGGGAGAAAAGCATGCGGCCACTCTGGCGGGCATTTCCAATGCCCGGTTGGTTGCCGTGAGCGACATCAATCCTGAACGGATGGAGGCGGTGGAGAAAAGATATCTGCAGGATTCCGGAAGAAACGGCAAGGTAGCCCGGTATCCCGATCCCCTCTCATTGTTGAATGACTCGACCATAGAAGCGGTGGTGATCGCCACCTCCACCCATCTTCATGCCCCTCTCGCCCAGGAGGCAATGCGAGCGGGGAAGCATGTGATGGTGGAAAAGCCGATCTCCCTTTCCTTACAAGAAGCGGAGGAGACGATCAACCTCGCCGGGGAGCTAGGCAGACACCTCCTCGTATGCCACCAGCTCCGCTATCGCCCCCTTCTGCAAAAGTTGAAGGAATGGGTAGAGGATGAAAGGCTTGGGTACATCCATTTGGGGAGTATCCGCATCTCTTTCGCCCGTCCTCTCACCTATTATCTGTCCTCCCCGTGGCGGGGAAGGCGGCTGACCGATGGCGGGATGGTGGTGAATCAAGGGATCCATCTCCTTGATCTCCTCCTCTGGCTGATGGGTGAAGTGGATTCGATCTACGGAGAATTCGTGCATTGGCGAACCGAGAAAGAGACGGAAGATGCGGCGTTGGGGATTCTCTCTTTCCGCCGGGGAGGAAAAGGGGTCATGGAGATGAATGTGATGACCTACCCGGCCAATTTGGAAATGGGCCTTTCTCTTTTCGGGGAAAAGGGGACGATCTCCTTGGGAGGGCCTTCCATGAACCAAATAAAACGGGTCGCCCTGGAGGGCCATGAAGGAGCAGAGGAGGAAGCAGCCGCCCTCCTGAAGGAAGAGGGAGAGGAGAGACGGATGTATGAAGCCTTTATCCGCACCCTTCTTTCTGGGGAGGCGTCCCTCCTGATACCATCTCGCCAAATTTACCACGCCTTAGAGACTTCTCTCGCCTTCTATCAATCCGCCGCTGCCCATCTTCCCGTCTTTCTCCCCTTGAGAGAAGATCACAGGGAAAGGAGGGAGAAGGATGCGGATCTTTCATGGGGTGATTGA
- a CDS encoding DegT/DnrJ/EryC1/StrS family aminotransferase, producing MIPLINLRRQFAFIKKELMQEIEEVIESGQYILGRRVKELEEKIKERLEVSDAIGVGNGTDALLLILEGFGIGPGDEVITTPFTFFATAEAISRAGAKPVFVDIDPVTYNLDMSRVEEAITPRTKAILPVHLFGQPADMEPLQEAARRHSLFLFEDACQAFGATYRGKPVGSLGDAASFSFFPTKNLGTLGDGGLVATSHQGVAERIRLLRQHGSRRKYEHEKIGMNSRLDEIHAAVLLLALKEIDQWNRLRREKVAIYLAELADLPFLTLPRVGEGREPVWHLFSVEVESREMVRKFLQDRGIETGVYYPLSLHLQEAYRSLGYKEGDLPVAERVSKRILALPLSPFLSEAEQEQVISALREYGKKEGGSGK from the coding sequence ATGATTCCTCTCATTAACCTGAGAAGGCAATTCGCTTTCATCAAGAAAGAGTTGATGCAGGAAATCGAAGAGGTGATCGAGTCGGGCCAATATATCCTCGGTCGGAGGGTGAAAGAACTCGAAGAGAAGATCAAGGAACGATTGGAAGTCAGCGATGCCATCGGAGTGGGAAATGGAACCGATGCCCTTCTCCTCATCCTGGAGGGATTTGGGATCGGGCCGGGGGATGAGGTGATCACCACTCCCTTTACCTTCTTCGCCACTGCGGAGGCGATCTCCCGGGCGGGGGCTAAACCCGTCTTCGTTGATATTGATCCCGTGACCTATAACCTGGATATGAGCCGGGTGGAAGAAGCGATTACTCCAAGGACAAAAGCGATTCTCCCGGTTCACCTCTTCGGCCAGCCGGCCGATATGGAACCGTTGCAGGAGGCAGCGAGGAGGCATTCTTTATTCCTCTTTGAAGATGCTTGTCAAGCCTTCGGAGCAACCTACCGAGGGAAACCGGTAGGGAGTCTGGGAGACGCGGCTTCCTTCTCCTTCTTTCCCACCAAAAACCTGGGAACATTGGGAGACGGCGGTTTGGTGGCAACATCCCACCAAGGGGTGGCGGAACGGATTCGCCTTTTGCGCCAGCACGGGAGCCGGAGGAAATATGAACACGAGAAGATCGGAATGAACAGCCGCCTCGATGAGATCCATGCGGCGGTCCTCCTCCTGGCATTAAAAGAGATTGATCAATGGAATCGGCTGCGGCGGGAAAAAGTGGCCATCTATCTGGCGGAACTGGCGGATCTCCCCTTCCTTACCCTGCCCAGGGTGGGGGAAGGAAGGGAACCTGTTTGGCATCTCTTCTCTGTGGAGGTGGAGAGCCGGGAGATGGTCCGGAAGTTTCTCCAGGATCGGGGAATCGAGACAGGGGTTTATTACCCCCTTTCCCTTCATCTTCAGGAGGCATATCGTTCCTTGGGATATAAGGAAGGGGATCTCCCCGTGGCGGAGAGGGTTTCCAAGAGAATTCTCGCCTTGCCTCTAAGCCCCTTCTTAAGCGAAGCGGAACAAGAGCAAGTGATTTCGGCTCTTCGGGAATATGGGAAAAAGGAAGGCGGGAGTGGGAAATGA
- a CDS encoding CgeB family protein, translated as MSRRRIFFLDHRSIYLNSLGDSLSQMGHQLFYQSSWNMKEIEAGIRYFRPEILLTVGCDAPLTAPTLAVLPEIAMKYRLFHIYWATEDGLFHEGWSIPLIRKIKPDMVWTIHPACVNSYRNMGIPALYLNFALNPRLFPAKPWGIEETYEISLVGTTHLHAPTFRMESFKQLLVPLLGAGYDLHIWGYGWQEDPESVTKHLGVSIPSHRLHGYLPYKESARVYHQSKIVLGIQNATDQVSQRTYEILGSGSLMLGSRTPALERLFKDGEELLLSSSPDETLRLISRYLNQPEERWGIGRNGHQAVLQKHTYGNHLRAIWPSVENEMKKKGWADDSSH; from the coding sequence GTGAGCAGGAGACGCATCTTTTTTCTGGATCACCGCTCTATTTATCTGAATAGTTTAGGAGATTCCCTCTCCCAGATGGGACATCAACTTTTTTACCAGAGTTCATGGAACATGAAAGAGATTGAAGCCGGCATTCGCTATTTCCGCCCGGAGATTCTCCTCACCGTGGGATGTGATGCGCCCCTAACCGCCCCCACGCTCGCGGTTCTCCCGGAAATCGCGATGAAGTATCGGCTCTTCCACATCTATTGGGCGACGGAGGATGGTCTCTTTCATGAAGGCTGGTCGATCCCCTTGATCCGGAAGATTAAGCCGGATATGGTCTGGACCATTCATCCTGCCTGCGTGAACAGCTACCGCAACATGGGAATTCCCGCCCTGTATCTGAATTTTGCCCTAAACCCCCGCCTTTTCCCGGCAAAGCCCTGGGGCATTGAAGAAACGTATGAGATCTCCCTGGTAGGGACAACTCACCTCCACGCCCCTACCTTCCGAATGGAGAGTTTTAAGCAGCTGTTGGTTCCGCTCCTCGGCGCAGGTTATGATCTCCATATTTGGGGATACGGCTGGCAGGAAGATCCGGAATCCGTCACAAAGCATCTGGGGGTTTCCATCCCGTCCCATCGCCTGCACGGCTATCTCCCGTATAAGGAGTCCGCGCGGGTTTATCACCAATCAAAGATCGTTTTGGGGATCCAAAATGCGACGGACCAAGTCTCCCAAAGGACGTATGAAATTTTGGGAAGCGGAAGCCTCATGTTGGGGAGCCGCACCCCCGCCTTAGAGCGCTTATTTAAAGATGGAGAGGAACTCCTTCTCTCCTCCTCGCCGGACGAAACGCTGCGGCTCATCTCCCGGTACCTGAACCAACCCGAAGAGCGTTGGGGGATTGGGAGGAATGGGCATCAAGCCGTTTTACAAAAACATACCTATGGGAACCATCTTAGGGCGATTTGGCCGTCGGTGGAAAACGAGATGAAGAAAAAGGGGTGGGCAGATGATTCCTCTCATTAA